From a region of the Sminthopsis crassicaudata isolate SCR6 chromosome 6, ASM4859323v1, whole genome shotgun sequence genome:
- the ACP2 gene encoding lysosomal acid phosphatase: protein MAGGRSGSRCRWGTPLPLLVGRGLGLGLLLLLSLVPPAQARSLRFVILLYRHGDRSPVKAYPKDPYQESQWPQGFGQLTKEGMLQHWELGQALRERYWGFLNASYHREEVYIRSTDFDRTLMSAEANLAGLFPVDGAQAFHPNVTWQPIPVHTVPEAQDKLLKFPLGPCPRFEQLQNETRQTPEYQNETARNALFLEMVANETGVPDLTLETAWNIYDTLFCEQTHQLRLPPWASPQTMQHLRQLKDLSFRFLFGMYRPTEKARLQGGVLLAEIRKNLTWAASASRHPKLLVYSAHDTTLVALQMALDVYNGEQAPYASCHMFELYQEDDGNFSVEMYFRNDSTEAPWPLALPGCSQRCPLPDFLRLTLPLVPEDWDQECQVMGSLADTEVIVALAVCGSILFLLILLLLTVLFRMQAQPPGYRHVADGEDHA, encoded by the exons atgGCAGGTGGACGGTCCGGCAGCCGCTGCCGCTGGGGAACGCCGCTGCCGCTGCTCGTGGGCAggggcctgggcctgggcctcCTGCTGCTGCTGTCGCTGGTGCCGCCCGCGCAGGCCCGGAGCCTCCGCTTCGTGATTTTG CTGTATCGCCATGGAGATCGGTCCCCCGTTAAGGCCTATCCTAAGGACCCCTACCAGGAGAGCCAATGGCCCCAGGGCTTCGGCCAGCTCACCAAG GAGGGGATGCTCCAGCACTGGGAGCTGGGCCAGGCTCTTCGGGAGCGCTACTGGGGCTTCCTCAACGCTTCCTACCACCGGGAAGAG GTTTACATCCGGAGCACAGACTTTGACCGCACTCTCATGAGTGCCGAGGCTAACCTGGCCGGACTCTTCCCGGTGGATGGGGCGCAGGCCTTCCATCCAAACGTCACGTGGCAGCCTATCCCTGTCCACACAGTCCCGGAGGCCCAGGACAAG CTTCTCAAGTTCCCATTGGGCCCGTGTCCTCGTTTCGAGCAGCTACAGAATGAGACTCGCCAGACCCCCGAATACCAAAATGAAACTGCTCGCAATGCT CTGTTTCTGGAGATGGTGGCTAATGAGACGGGAGTCCCAGACCTGACGCTGGAGACGGCCTGGAACATCTACGACACTCTCTTTTGTGAG CAAACCCACCAACTGCGCCTGCCGCCCTGGGCCTCGCCCCAGACCATGCAGCACCTTCGGCAGCTCAAGGATCTCAGCTTCCGGTTCCTTTTTGGAATGTACCGGCCCACAGAGAAGGCCCGGCTTCAGGGGG GGGTCCTCCTGGCCGAGATCCGGAAGAACCTGACGTGGGCGGCCTCGGCCTCCAGGCACCCGAAGCTGCTGGTCTATTCAGCG CATGACACCACACTGGTGGCCCTGCAGATGGCCCTGGACGTCTACAATGGTGAGCAGGCTCCCTACGCCTCCTGCCATATGTTTGAACTTTACCAGGAAGACGACGG GAACTTCTCAGTGGAGATGTACTTCCGGAATGACAGTACCGAAGCTCCGTGGCCGCTGGCCCTGCCCGGCTGCTCCCAGCGCTGCCCCCTCCCGGACTTCTTGCGCCTCACTCTGCCCCTCGTGCCTGAGGACTGGGACCAGGAGTGCCAGGTGATGGGCAGCCTGGCGGACACAG AGGTGATCGTGGCCCTGGCCGTGTGCGGCTCCATCCTCTTCCTGCTCATCCTGCTGCTGCTCACAGTCCTCTTCCGGATGCAGGCCCAGCCTCCGGGGTACCGCCATGTGGCCGATGGGGAAGACCACGCCTGA